In Rutidosis leptorrhynchoides isolate AG116_Rl617_1_P2 chromosome 6, CSIRO_AGI_Rlap_v1, whole genome shotgun sequence, the DNA window acgtagctaggagcgagatgaacaactttagaacccgagcttttgcgagaatccgactccttcttctccaaatccacctctctctctctctctaaaactcctcctctctctctaaataatgttgggagtgtttgtgaagatgaaatatgatccacaaatgaccaaggaaccagccttgaaggctccaaaccgacatctaagtgattttaccattttacccctttttaaaataattaaaacagctggctcgacagaccgtttggacggcgtcccaaactttggacggcgtcccaccttttgttgctggacggcgtcccaccttttgttgctggacggcgtccctcctatctggacggcgtcccgacctaatgcaaaatcagaaacaaaaacagggtgttacatttttttttttacatgtatagatctaggtttgttcttatgtttatatgtttatgattttatgtgaatatagattaaaacaaagattaaagaattaagaaaataaagtagggttttatgttatacctttgaagattcgaagatgactaacgaagaaaagaagaacttgatgaagatggaagatcaaagccttgaatatcttgatgaacaccttgaagatttttgaagatcacgaagaacacgaagaacacttgGAGATTTCTTGGAAACCGTCAAAGattttgatggtggtggtggtgaattttcggttttggccgaaaattggagagggagagagagagatttgagtgagggatttgtttataatttggtacatggaatggtttaacttaggggtctatttatagggaggaatggagcattctagaattaggttttaataaggaattacttagggaacaagtaggcTTGGAGAAGGGGTTATGGTGGTGATTTGGGCTGAAAATTTGgaggggtagaagggtaattttgTCCTTccaaatcggctagggttttatgagctagggttttaatattttcacttaagtccttgtattttaatttagcttaataacccttaattattcaagtttattcattttaattacacaagtctttttagttatttatttactcacaaaagtttattaatttattatttttattaacttgtcaattaatgtacaaggttaattatcgtattttataattcctaacgcttaacctttatcgattaaagtttacttattaagtttaattattttattgggcatttaataaggaaaagtattgaatgaaaaaatgagaaatatagaatagaAAAATGAGATTTGTTATAAATAGGCTCATTTTTATTTTCGCCCAGTGCCTACTCAATTATTGATACGGCCCTGCCTTTAGAACAACTCTCTATATTGCTTTTGAATGAACTTTGCTACTGTGGTTGTTGCTAAAGGTGGTGATTATGAATAACTGGCCTATGAATAATTGAATATGTTGATCTGGTGTCTCATGAGGCCTTGATTGATTTTATATTTTACGGAGTATATTTTTTTAGAAATAGAATGGATGCGGATATTATTATGTCAAATAGTAGGGCTAAAAGTGTTCATCTATAGAAACATAAGGGAGCAAGGTTGAAATAAACACAAAAGCACATGCTACCATTTACAGGTTTTCATAGCTCATGTTTCACCATATTCACATTTTCAGATTAAACTTTGCCTTCTTCTTGATGAAATATACACAAGTTGTTCAAAGGTTTTGGGAGGGCCAAAACCCCTCCATGCACCCCAAAGATCCGCCCCTGTTTGTCTTGTTGATTTTATTAATGAACGAGACCTTAActtgctaactagctatgtggaatGTCATCTTCTTACAGAAGCTACTCTTCTCACGTGCTGGATTTCGAGAGCGATCGGGTCACAGTTTTACGCACGAAGAAGCATGGAAAGTACTTCTCGACTGTCCAAAATTTAACTGTTCAGATGGCGTAATGGGCAACGAAGACGTGCACAACCGGAACCACCAATCACTTTGGAAGATGACGAAATTTTAAGGGTTGATTCGAAACCGAATCACGCAGATTTATTCACGGTCGAGGAGTTAGCCGAAAAAGTCATAACAGTTTGGGTCCGTTTACGCCATTTCCTCACGTTGCTCATCCGATGGCGTTCGTTCTTAAATCATGATACCCCAACAAGAAATTGTTAAAACTTAACAAGAAACACGTCAATCGTCAATTATGAAATGAATGAGTCACGCGTTCTAAATGCTCAACACAACCATCAATCCGAACTTTCGTAAAAAACTGCAAAAACTTCTTAAAAATTACCGCGATAGTCTTAAATATGTATTGTTACCACCGCCACCCGAAGACGAAGACACGCGAATCTTGACTAgctagttttatttattaaataagttGCGTGCTATTTATCATTGTCTTTAAATttaattatcaattttttttttatgtaatgtttattattaatgtaatGTTTATCGAATTTAACAGGCATTGCGGGTCCGTGCGTTGCTATGGATCCGTGGTCCATGCGTTGTTAGAGATCCGTTTGTAATGTTTGGTATTAGTTTTTGACACAGTTTGTGCACAATACATTAACATTTTATAGTAAATATATTAGACTTACCTCCAACGATAGTAAGTTAAATATTGTAAATTTGATGCCTATAGCCTATTTATAACTTTTGTGTAAAAAGAGAAATAAAAGAACAATCAAGTTTATATTCTTAGTGGAACACTGAATTTGCCGAAACTACCTTTGATACGATATAAACCTAAAAATTTACTCCGTATGATAAAACTTCAAATTTGCACTATATAAGGAATTCATTTTTAATGAAAAGTATTAATAATTTCACACGTTAATTAATTAGAATCACTCGGTATTGATTAATTATTTTATGTTAAGCAATGCATACATGTCTAAATTTGTTAAGGATAGTAAGGGCTATCTTTAGATTTTACCTTATATTTAATTAGAGTTTGAGGGCTCAAGTAAGAATTTGAAATCTCGCCGGCAATTATACGGATGTGACCGTGGTATATTCCTTGTTGGATGACGAATGACAAGGTAGTTTGGTATTGTTGCACAAAAATACCTTTAGTTTGCTTTAATTTCATAAGTTACCAATAACTCATAAATTTATGAAAACAGACCGAGTTGTTATACTCTTATTGTTATTCTTTTGTTATAATCAACTTCTATTTTTTCAGAACAACCAAAATTATTATTAACGAGAATTACCTAGCGAGCAGCTAGAGATCCAAAAAACTTACCACGATTTTTGAAGCCAAAAGTTCCAATTTACAACCCACTTGCCTCTAAAATTTAACCAGCTAAAAGCAAAACAACGACAAGAATTAAACAAGACACTTTTCTTCAATACTCGGGAGTTAAACACACTTTCGTTCCTAACCTCCAAAGATGCCACGTCGTGGACACCAAAAGTTCCAATTTATAATCACATTCTATTATTTTCCATTTTTTGCTTTTATACTGTTTTTAGTTCTTTGAAATCACGTCAACAACTTgtaaagtgttttttttttttctttcgccaattaaattaattatatgaatacgaATATTTTGAATTTCTTTGTAAGCAGTAGACAAAATTTGATGTTATTGAAAATATAGTGACATACCTCATATCTAATTATATATTCTTTTGACTTTAACACTCAATAATTATATTTGGTTTAGTATAAAAGACTAGCTAGTGATGTTACATACTCCATTTGATATGATCTTCTTCATTGTttgacttaaatttttttttttttttttaatttttaaattgttTAGTTTTGCATTACTAATATAATAGTTGAAAACGTAAATGAACAGTTAGTAACATATGATTAAAAATCGGGtgattataacaataacaattaagTGGTCATCGGCTAGCGTTATTGAAGTAACCCTCCAACTATAAATGGACATTTGTGCAAATTCGtgaaaaaatttatattaattgtCTAAGCTTGGATTTAAAaagcataacaataacaataaaatacaaATATTTAAACATGTCTTTACTTCTTTACTCACAATCTTGGTAGCTGGTTTTTCATTCATGTTCTTTTTAATGTTTTATATTCACAATCTTGGTAGTTCCCAGAGTGTTTTGGATCCCTCATTCATCTTCTGCCAGTTTGAATTTAGCCATTTCTGCAAATTCTTCGACCACAATTATGATGTCTCTTATCCTTGAAGCAATTTCAATCAGCAAGTATATGAAAGTCACCAATGGGATGACTTCTAGCAGTTCATGTTTCGTGTGTGTTTGAATCAGTAGATCAGGAAGGGATTCTACGTCGTTTTGTAACTGTCGAACGCCATTCTTCATTTCTTTAATGGCTTTATCCATTTCAGTTGGTATTGTCATTGTAGATACTGTTGTTGATAGAATTCTTAAAACATCTGACGAGCTTGAGCTTAACGTTAAACATGATGTTTTAACATGATTCTTTATAGTCTCTGGAACCTGTTAAAAGTTAACCATCTTATTGTATAAATTTCATCACATTTGAACCATCTAAACAAACTAAGTGAACTGAAATCACTAAAACTTAGTTTTTAATTACCTGAGTTTTTGAATCTAGACGACTTATGAGAGTTTCAACGCTATAAGCGCAACTTCGTGATGATGCGCCAATCTTGACATACATCTTCCATGGATGCCTGAAACTGAATTTCCCATGTGCAGGCTCCCATCTAGCATGGTTTGACTGTTCAAAGCATAtgtcaggtatatatatatatatatatatatatatatatatatatatatatatatatatatatatttacatatatatatatgtgtgtgtgtgtgtgtgtgtataagtaTACCATAGATTCTTCAGAGGCTTTTGAGTTCAAAACACTTTTATAATCTTCGAGTTGTTTCCTAGATTCTTCATCACCATGACCGAAATATTCATATACACAAGCTAACATACACATGTACAAAACATGCCACATATAACACAAGCAGTTAAAGTACCGAAATGTGATGATTGAAGGAAAATATGCTAATTAGAAAAGTTTAAGTAGTTACATTCTAAAGAATTTGCAAGCTTATTTAGATTAGAAGAGATGAGATTATGGAGATCCATGCCAGCCCAAACAGGACATACGAACACACTAACGATGATGCACAAAACACTCCCAAAGATAATTGTCGATATCCTTACATTGGTTACATATATAAGTTGTTTCTGATTTTGTATTTTTTCATCGTACCCCGAGACTAACACCAGACCATAAGTGAGGATGAAGATCATGCATCCATAGTCATGCCGAGCTTTCATGTATGGAATAAATCTTAAATAAGTTGCCACCGCAGctgtaaaagaaaatatataattAGGAAAATTTTGGTTAGGTAGTGTGATTTGTCACCTTTGTAGTAATAGTACGATCAAAAAAGGTTTTTGTATAACCAGTATACCCGAACTTGAGAAGCTCGGGTTTGTCCACTTCATCATAAACCGGACTTGGAAAGTCTGGGTTTGTCCCACGTGTCATTACTTTACAGAAACCCCAACTTGGCAAATCCTGTTTAGTGTATTTTTCTTGAATTTGGTGCAACACTTGAAAATACGAGTGTACATGGTACGGGAAAAACCGAACAAACCCGAAGACCGTAGTGAACCGAAGCCAGCTATTTCGGTCCAGTCCTCGATCCACATTTTGCCTCTTTGGTCGGACCGAACCAGACCATACCCGAAAATAACATTAAAAGTGACAGAACTGGACCAGACCAAACTGAACATATATGGTCCGGTCGTCGGtccaaatttatattaaaaattgggACTCGGGACAGAACCGAACCGAATTAGTTTGGTCTGGTTCTGTACCATGCGCACTCCTACTAAAAAATCTTTTGAAAGCATGAAGATCAAAAGGGATCACATACTACTGGCTGCGCCTGTTTCCGAATTCAGAGATGAAAATATTGAGATCAAATAAAATAGTACTTATATGAGTTCTACTACTTTCTGAATTTCGTATTTGTTATGcaaataaaatagataaaaattTAACTTCATTTGTTGGGTTAGGGAACCCGGGAAGAACGTGGACTTTTATGAAACAATACCAAGTGCACAAAATTCAATAAAAGTACACTAAATTCGATTCGTGTTTCTGAAAATTAATGACATGTCAAGTAATTTACGCTTCAAAGCGTCAAAAAGATTGAAAGTATAAGAAACAAAACATTTTTTTAGTGGCATATGTAAGAACAGCTACATCTTTAATATAGTATAGTATAAACTATTACATATGACAAAAAGAGATACTCCCATGATAACTGGCTTAAGAACAGCTACAATTTTGTGTCGTCCTGTTTCCATAGCAACCAAACATACGGCTAACGCAAGAAATCCAGCAATCAAAGTTGCACCGATTCTGTTTAACCCCTTGCAAAGAGTTGCACCTACATCATAATATAATTAGCAAAAGCCAAGAAATTAAACTGAAAGCAAAAAACATGTAATATGATGGTTTTGGGTACCTACCAGCGGTGTACTCGAAGACGACAACAACAGTCATAACAGCCCACACCGCATTATTTCCATCACCTCCATTAAAAGCCCCATTCAAAGGTTTTATATAGTAAAAGAATGAAATAAGTGTCATAGCTAGCGCAACTTTAAGGCCGTGAATCCCTTTACGAGGGTCGTCGACACCTAAATCCCATGCCTTTTTCAAGAAGCTTCTGACCCTTACAACCAAAGGGTTAACGGCTAATATATCATGTAGTTGGATAGATTTGGACTCGTGCTTTTGGGGCCCCAAGATCTGTATTGATTTATTATCAGCAATTGCTATACTCCATTCAAATACCTTGCTGTTAGCCATTTTGTGCACTAATTAGCAAAAGGTAAAAATTGTCGGAAGAATAGGAGTATAGGAAGCTAAGTTTCCTGATACATTAATTAGAGTTCGGTTTCTTTTTTTATTACTCCATTAGCATCTTATATCCAATTAAAAACTATGGTGACGCTATCAAATATATTAGTCAACTTGAAGCTTACAAACCACTTAATGGCCACCGGGACTTGTGAAGCTACAGGTCTTGAGTTCGATCCTTGACATCTTAAAACAAGGCATTCTCTCGATGTTCGAGATTTATCTGCTATTGTGGAGCCGATGTGCTCGTTCATAATGAGGTtcctcgttaaaaaaaaaaaaaaaaaaaaaaaaaaaaaaaaacattaagctTATGAGACCACTCTTAACCATAATGTCCTTCCTCTCGATCGTAGTGACCGTCACAATCAGTGACACATGAGCATTTTATCCTCATCACATGGTACCATGGTTGCAAAAATCGagagaactcggcgagaactcggaatttcattcctggcgagaactcgttttgaaatcggtcaacgaccaaaaatcggtcaaatctcggaaaaatcggtcaattctcggaaaaatcggtcaaatctcggtaaaatcggtcaaatctcggaaaaaactcgataaaatcccaaaagtcaacgaaagtcaaccgccgataactccccgagttctccgagTTCTCGTTTTGGAGACCCTGCCGAGAACTCCCCGAGAACCGATTTCTGCAACCTTGCATGGCACATATTACATACTACTCTCAATCATGACATAGTCCATCTCTATCTCCATCACATGAcccaacttttattatttaatattttattataatttttattcttattttaatataagttatttaaattagtattattaattatatattgaaTTGATATTGATTGattctatatattattaatataaataaaaaacaaaTATTTAAATTTACATTAATTAAAAAGCACTACAATAAATTTGTAAGTTACACTAATTTTTAGACAATACACTAACTTAAAAATAATAAAACCACACATTGTCTTCGTCTCCATCTTCATATTCGTTTTCGTCTTCTTCATCAAGTTCAACTGTGTTGGAAGGTCCCACTTGTAGATTGTGTCGAATATGAAAATTAGCCAGAAGATTTCAAAAGTGTTCGATAAACTTTGTCAAAGTAGATGATGAATGGTTGAATCTCGTAATTCTTTATTCATTCGAATGTGCGGTTCAACCCTCTCCTCGATTGATCTCCGCGGATGATGTGCTGGCGTTTAATTCTCTTCAAGTCCACACTTTGCACGTCCGTTATCTTCGGTGATCATAACAGTGACATTCTTGACTTTTCAACATAGTGTGCACCGTGAACACTGCTGGGTCAGGAGGGACTATTTTTGTAAATTGAAGATATAGGGACCGGTTATGTAACTATTTTTAAAAACGCGAGTTTAGAAAAATATCTAAAAATTGGAGTTTTGTCAGGAAGGGACTATTTTTGTAAATTGAAGATATAGGGATCGGTTatgtaacttttttttttaaaacgtgagTTTAGAAAAATATCTAAAAATTAGAGTTCATTTTCACCATTTACAATTCCAGAGAGTTCCTCTCATACTGGATGTAGACatattatctatatatctaatagacaaaaccctgtagcactattcatcaatagtaatcagggatattttcgtcatttcatttttttttggtctccaacgataaaagaaacaactctcataaaagaaccaacccttcaatgttaccaaaagatgtcgaaaaaaaatcttttttaccaaaaaaatcaactaaccttttttttttccttttcttcctcaacgataaatgaggcaactttcataaaaggaacaacccttcaatgctatcaaaagatatcgaaaaacattcttttttacaaaatagatcagctaactttaaaaaaaacgaacgctaaaagaagcaactttcacaaaaggaacaacccttcaatgttagatgtcgaaaaaaattctttttttacaaaatagatcaagacttttttttttaactcgcattcaaaatggAGCCCCCAGCGCGAAGCGacggctccacaactagttttcaCTAATTGTGAATGTGGGTTAGAAGTTATGCAAGCATAAATTGGGTAAGATTGTTGAATCTAGGGTTTTAATTAACAAATTGTGATAATGAACATAAACTCATCTTTTGTATAATGTTCATTCAAATTATTTGATAAAAAAAGAGTTAGTTACTTGAAAGACTTTGATAGTAAAGTTAGATATAATGTGTACAAAAATGAGGTTTATGTAGATATAACATATTTACGAACAAAATAATATTTAATTGATCAAAAATCTATAATtagaatgatatatatatattttctgtcaAGCAAACATTATTTCTAAGAAATGTTATTGATTTTGTTAAAAatgttgacataaatacttatttttttttaacatcaaaattttattaaaaaaaaaaacggaATCCCCTAACGAGCAGCTAGAGGATTAAAATCCGAAAGATTACAATGGCTTTGAAAGCCACAAGTTCCAACTTACATCAAATTTAGCTCTACTTTTAAACCAAAAATACGAAACACTACAAATAGAATCAAAAAAGTAAAGCTTTCTTCATGTCTTCGCTGCTGAATATTACACTGTTCCTGTACCGCCACAAATGCCAAACTAAAGATGCAAAAATTGTGTGCACCTTTGTCTTTGATTCGTCCGATGCTTGCCAATTATCTAGCCATGAAGTTAACTCGGAACACTCTGTGAACGACGGAACGGGCACATCAATCCAAATTCTTATCTTCCGCCATAACTCAGTCGCAAGGATACACTCGAACATGACATGATGAACCGATTCGATTCTACAACTACTAGTCGCGCAACCGCTCTCTTCGATCTCCACTCCTATTCTTGAAAGGTTTTGACGAGTAGGTAACCTGTCTATAGCTAATCTCCAcacaaaaatgttaatttttcgAGGAATATATTTCACCCACCTTGTGTATATCTCACTCAATGGAAGCAATAAATCGTCAATATATCGTCTAGTGGAACTGACCGAGAAGTCCTCCTCATTATACACACTCCACTGCCACAAATCATGACTATTTGAAATAGTCACAGTACCAAGTACATCTACCATTTCTTGTAATTTAACCTCATTTCGAGCTCCTATTTCACGTACCCACATCCATTTCCACCCTTCACTTGAGCATCTATCCGCAATTAAACAGTTTTCGTCTACTTTCGAATGAAATAATCTACCATACTTGACTTTTAACGGACCTTCTCCTCTCCAATTGTCTTTCCAAAATCGAGTCGATCTTCCATCTCCCACTTTTATTCTTAAAACATTACCGGGCAACAGATTTTTTTGTTTAACTTTCTCGAATGCCTTAACAATATTGTACAAAATACCATTACCACAATTGGAGTTACCATCTAGACCGGCGTTTGTACCATAAAGAGCTTTTAACATCAAAACCCACATGGTGTCGGCCTTGTAAAAAATCTCCAAATCCATTTAAATAAGAGTCCATAATTGAAAGCACGAAGACTCCCAATATCTAGACCCCCTTTATCGTGTGATGCTAAAATCTGACTCCAATTAATCCAATGCATCTTTTTGTTTTGCTCGGTACTATCCCAAAAAACGTGGCATGTATTTTTTCAAGCGTATCTAGAACCGTTTCCGGGCATTTAAACATGGACAAGTAGTACACGCCCAAACTCTCCAAAACCACTTTAATGAGAGTTAGCCGACCACCTATAGATAGTAAATTAGCTTTCCAAGTCGACAATTTTTTAACAAAACGATTCTCCAATTCTTTCCAATTCGAAACGGTATTCATATTAGCACCTATTGGTTGACCCAAGTAAGTGAAAGGAAATGTACCTTTAGAACAACCCAATTCATGAACATAATGATCTAAATTGGAATCATTTATGCCAAGCCCAAATAAATGAGATTTGACCACATTTAGCTTCAAACCCGACACTTGATGAAAACTGTTGAAAACCGCAAGTATATTTCTCAAGCTGTCATTGTTCCATTCG includes these proteins:
- the LOC139854989 gene encoding aluminum-activated malate transporter 10-like; protein product: MANSKVFEWSIAIADNKSIQILGPQKHESKSIQLHDILAVNPLVVRVRSFLKKAWDLGVDDPRKGIHGLKVALAMTLISFFYYIKPLNGAFNGGDGNNAVWAVMTVVVVFEYTAGATLCKGLNRIGATLIAGFLALAVCLVAMETGRHKIVAVLKPVIMGVSLFVISAVATYLRFIPYMKARHDYGCMIFILTYGLVLVSGYDEKIQNQKQLIYVTNVRISTIIFGSVLCIIVSVFVCPVWAGMDLHNLISSNLNKLANSLESCVYEYFGHGDEESRKQLEDYKSVLNSKASEESMSNHARWEPAHGKFSFRHPWKMYVKIGASSRSCAYSVETLISRLDSKTQVPETIKNHVKTSCLTLSSSSSDVLRILSTTVSTMTIPTEMDKAIKEMKNGVRQLQNDVESLPDLLIQTHTKHELLEVIPLVTFIYLLIEIASRIRDIIIVVEEFAEMAKFKLAEDE
- the LOC139854990 gene encoding uncharacterized protein — encoded protein: MDLEIFYKADTMWVLMLKALYGTNAGLDGNSNCGNGILYNIVKAFEKVKQKNLLPGNVLRIKVGDGRSTRFWKDNWRGEGPLKVKYGRLFHSKVDENCLIADRCSSEGWKWMWVREIGARNEVKLQEMVDVLGTVTISNSHDLWQWSVYNEEDFSVSSTRRYIDDLLLPLSEIYTRWVKYIPRKINIFVWRLAIDRLPTRQNLSRIGVEIEESGCATSSCRIESVHHVMFECILATELWRKIRIWIDVPVPSFTECSELTSWLDNWQASDESKTKVHTIFASLVWHLWRYRNSVIFSSEDMKKALLF